The Amaranthus tricolor cultivar Red isolate AtriRed21 chromosome 6, ASM2621246v1, whole genome shotgun sequence genome has a segment encoding these proteins:
- the LOC130815787 gene encoding uncharacterized mitochondrial protein AtMg00810-like produces the protein MSTIRYLIAVVASKRWSLYQLDVNNAFLHGDLKEEVYMQVPQGYGNIRDKVCKLKKSLYGLKQASRQWFAKLVNELISQDYQQSKSDHSLFTKREKDNLTILAIYVDDIILTGNSDTEIKNIKAHIDTAFSIKDLGKLHFFLGIDLNYLDGGIVLSQNKFIKSLLKEHYQDKTTRQTLTPLPIHLKLLALEGTLMDDPTPYRSIVGKLKYLTNTRPDLAYDVQTLSQFMQKPRDFHWKALHHTLSYVERTCGQGILLKATNKITVQAFSNSDWGSCIDSRRSITRYLIMLGQSPVSWKSKKQGTVSRSSSKAEYRAMASIAAEITWINLVFHDRRKHIDVDCHFTRDKVLEGLIQLSYLPTKHQLADVLTKVLPSPQFQTLLTGLGMVTPHSSLRGDVKNRSAYHTKPNN, from the exons ATGTCCACCATTAGATACCTTATTGCTGTGGTAGCAAGCAAAAGATGGTCGTTATACCAACTAGATGTAAACAACGCTTTCTTACATGGAGATTTAAAAGAAGAAGTCTACATGCAAGTCCCTCAAGGTTATGGCAACATTAGAGACAAAGTTTGCAAACTCAAAAAATCTTTGTATGGCTTAAAGCAAGCCTCAAGACAATGGTTTGCCAAATTAGTCAATGAACTCATAAGTCAAGACTACCAACAATCCAAAAGTGACCATTCTCTATTcacaaaaagagaaaaagacAATTTAACTATCCTAGCAATctatgttgatgacattatCCTAACAGGGAATAGTGATACTGAGATCAAAAACATCAAAGCTCACATTGACACTGCCTTTAGCATTAAAGACTTAGGAAAGTTGCACTTCTTTCTTGGGATAGATTTAAATTACCTTGATGGAGGGATAGTCTTGTCCCAAAACAAGTTTATCAAAAGCTTACTAAAAGAACACTATCAAGACAAAACTACTAGGCAGACCTTGACACCCCTTCCTATTCACTTAAAGCTATTAGCTCTTGAAGGAACATTGATGGATGATCCAACACCATACAGAAGCATAGTAGGAAAGCTCAAATACCTTACAAACACTAGACCAGATTTGGCCTATGATGTCCAGACTCTGAGTCAATTCATGCAGAAACCTAGAGACTTCCATTGGAAAGCTCTACATCACACTCTATCCTACGTGGAAAGAACTTGTGGCCAAGGAATCTTgctcaaagcaacaaacaaaATCACTGTCCAAGCCTTCTCAAATAGTGACTGGGGATCGTGTATTGACTCTAGAAGATCAATCACTAGATACCTCATAATGCTTGGACAATCACCAGTCTCATGGAAGTCAAAGAAACAAGGGACGGTATCAAGATCCAGCTCAAAGGCAGAATACAGAGCCATGGCCTCTATAGCAGCTGAGATCACATGGATT AATCTAGTGTTTCATGATAGGAGAAAACACATTGACGTGGACTGCCACTTTACCAGAGACAAAGTGCTAGAAGGTTTGATTCAACTATCTTACCTTCCCACAAAGCATCAATTAGCTGATGTTTTAACAAAAGTTCTTCCTTCTCCTCAGTTTCAAACACTCCTAACCGGACTAGGAATGGTCACACCCCATTCCAGTTTGAGGGGAGATGTCAAGAATAGGAGTGCTTACCATACAAAGCCTAACAACTAA
- the LOC130815786 gene encoding uncharacterized protein LOC130815786 — MTIALSGKNKLRFVDGSLARLTNNSAAKAWDMVDNVVMGWIIAVLEDSIANSILSYKTSKDIWDEINERYGQSSNAQMFSLQEELNALTQTTDLSISDFFIKIKNLWDEFDGLNPIPTCSCNATASGTCNVAKKIFKMQKNSKVISFLMKLDKRYKQVRSNMLMMHDFPTATQAYRILLQEETHLQLSTSGGNINDSMACRVEKLKFQDKGSNRYNITKSFKSKRPSLWCDHCKMNGHTKGKC, encoded by the coding sequence ATGACAATTGCTCTCTCTGGGAAGAATAAATTGAGATTTGTAGATGGAAGCCTTGCAAGGCTAACCAATAACTCAGCTGCTAAAGCATGGGACATGGTAGACAATGTGGTGATGGGTTGGATTATTGCGGTTTTGGAAGATTCGATTGCAAATAGCATCTTATCTTACAAGACTTCTAAGGATATATGGGATGAAATAAATGAAAGATATGGGCAAAGTTCAAATGCTCAGATGTTCTCACTACAAGAAGAACTGAATGCTTTGACACAAACCACAGATCTGAGCATATCAGATTTCTTTATTAAGATCAAAAATTTATGGGATGAATTTGATGGATTAAATCCAATACCAACATGCTCATGCAATGCAACAGCTTCCGGCACATGTAATGTTGCCAAGAAAATATTCAAGATGCAAAAAAATAGTAAGGTGATCAGTTTCTTGATGAAACTTGATAAAAGATACAAACAAGTGAGGAGTAACATGCTAATGATGCATGATTTTCCCACTGCTACACAAGCTTATAGGATCTTATTGCAAGAAGAGACACACTTGCAATTAAGCACTAGTGGAGGAAATATAAACGATTCTATGGCATGCAGAGTTGAGAAACTCAAATTTCAAGACAAGGGAAGCAATAGATACAATATTACAAAAAGCTTCAAGTCTAAGAGACCAAGTTTATGGTGTGACCATTGCAAAATGAATGGGCACACTAAAGGGAAGTGCTGA